CAGCAAATTCaggatttttactttaaaagtaGAGGTCCAGAtcatttgtggtttttctgATAAAACGTGCCTGATGTGCACAGACACCACGAAGCTGCTGCTATCAGGTGTTGAACGCTTCAACAGCACGTCAGTCAGGGACGTGGTGAAGGCAGGACGTAGAAGAGTGGTTCAGGGTGGAGGGAGAGCTGTGTTTGTCGTGTGAAAAGTCTCGGATGCCCCcagtggaggagaagaagatcTACAGGCTTCTTCCATGTGGCTGCCATTCCTTTCACCGGCCAGCCCCATCCGTCATCCTCTGGAAAATGTTTCATCGCCATCGCACTCAAGTTGCTCCTCTATCCATGCAGATGCAACCACGCACTGAGGACTCAAGATTCCCGTTTCCCTCCAGTCCTTCGGTCTGGATCCCCTCCTGCCCCCATGCTGTtaaagaggggaggaggggtggAGGGTGAAGTTCAgaaaggagaagagaaggaaGTCTTCCTCTTTCACACCCGCTCGGGGTTGCTGTCCCGGTTTACCCTCCGTCTGGGGAACAGCTTTCGCTTCAGCAGAATGAGctgcaggaagaagaaaaagaaggaacgTCGTAATGAGAAAATTCACACAGTAGaggaaagattaaaaaaagctTTGTCCCAGCAAGAGGATCAATCAATATAAAAAGGGGGCAGAGATTCTGGCTTGAAAATACAGATACTGGAAATGATATAAACAAGAGACAAAGTTGACAGGACAAGGTAATGAAGGTgttattgattcattttaaccagttttactattttacataaaaatgtcacGTCCAAAAGTATTCATACTGCTTGAAATTGTTGCGAATTTTTTGAGAATCTGTGAGGGAACTAAAGACCAGAGTGAAGTAAAGAAACTTTCAACCTTTAAGACTAAAATAATTGAAGGTCCAAAATGTCAGTGCAGACATgtaaaaagcttgtttttttttttgttttttgtttttttttttttaaattgtggtgGCAAATATAAGCTTTCACATCAATTATAgagactgaaaaaacaaacaaacccacaaatagttaaaattcaccaataacaatataataataacactTTGTCTTGGcatcttttgtcacttgttgaggtcatttccagccagaagaaacctgaCAGATGAGTAAATATTCACTGTGAATCAAAATTTAGCAGGAGTATGAATCATTTTGGCCTAAAGAAAGTATTCTGGGAAAACTGCACCGACGTTTGGACAGAAGCAGAGTCTCAAGAACAATCTCACAATTAACACAATTTACAAATATTACTGTGAGAAACTGAGTCGGCTGGTTTCCGATCAGCTCAGAGTCTAGAAATGTTCTGGCCACAGAGTACAATGTAACACCGTGTTCTGTCTACCGCATAACCCTTCCAACAAATTTTCCATGTTATTTTTACACCTTatttttgtacagattaaagAAACAAGATATTAAGTGTCAATTAGTAACCTTAAGAGGTGCTGATGGACAGTTTATTTGATCACTGGTTTAACACCAGCCTAACTGTTTCCCCAAGTTACCAGTCACCATGGCTTCATATTTAGCACTAACAGATGGAATAAATGTTCCTGTTAGGAtggatagaaaataaaaatgtctttttttttcctttcattcagCAAGACTTTGACACCAACCTCCCCCACATGTCTGTAACCCAAGAAAGCAAAGTGAAATTGTGTCCCGGTGAGGAGCGAGGATACTTTTGATCTCTCTAATCCAAACCGTACCTTATTAACTTGGACAGCCAGGCTCATCGGGTGCCAGAAAGACATCAAAAGTCTGTTTGTGCACAGTGACCGAGACACTGGACAAGTCTGACACGTTCCACAATGAGGCCACTGGTCTCTGTGGGGCAAATTCTCCTCAGGTCACCGCAACTATTAACGTTTCTTTAAGGAGAAACTGGAAACCTCTGGATTAGAGAGGTGCCACGCAACTGCTAAATGTCAAACCTGGGTCAGTGGCCTTTGTTCAACAGCTTCCTGacatctgtttccagcagcaaACTGGAACAATTGTACAAGTTGcccaaaaatataattttaaaatcctTGGATGCTTTTCAAGCTGGAAGTCCAGCTTATCTGGCGACAGAGACGATTAAAGTGAACAGAAGAACCAGGTCAACAAAGGCAAGTCAAGTCTTGACTTTCATAAAGGACTTCTGGGAGTCTTTCATTTCAATACTGTCAGGTCCTGGCTCCACTGGTCATATGAATCCGACACATGAGACAGACGCACCTCTGAGTGGAATTTCGGTATCGAAGGCCTGAATCATAGCTCAAGTGTGAATCATGGAAATGAAGAGGTGTGAGAGTGAATGTCTTGTGTGTCTTTATCTGAACGTGTGAATAGACCGAGTCGATGCTGACCTGTTCTGCGAAGAAGGACATGACGGTGAAGATGACGAGTGTCACGAGGACACAGTGGGTCCAGAACTTCAGCTTGTCCCGATACACCCGCCTGGGAAACAACACGTTTGAGTTAGTTCATCCTTTGTTACCCAACACCAACAGGGACAGATGTACATATCAGATGCATGTTTCCTGGCTCCATAAAACTGACAATAGAGTAGTTGTGCTGTGATGTAACAAGAAGGAAGCAGGAGGTATGTGGGGGGCAGCAGGGCAACAGGGTGACAAGGTGACATCACCTCACGCCATCTGCCTGACACTTGACTAACTCAGACACAGAAAAAGAGGTGGAAAGGAAGGGGAGGAGACGAGAGGCTCAGCTGTGGCATGATCTTGCAAGTATCTTACAGCCAGCGATTGATCTGAAGCGGCTCAGTCTAATTTTAAAGTCTCTAAGTGAGGTTGGCATTCCCCAGCTGAAGCCCCCTGAATACAGAAGCAGGATCCCTGACAAAAACCCTCTAAATCTCCTGAGGGATTCCCATCGCTCCAACCTGGATACACTCAGCCCCACGTACTGACAGCTACAAACTCTTAATTTAGTCCAACTGCGAAGAAAGACAACTAGATAAATTACTGGCACGTGCAGGAAGGACACAGTGCTGCATGAGTGCTTTTCAAATAATCAAACAACTCAATTAGACATCAGAACTTTATGGGCAGCAAGATCTAACTTAATCAAACAGGCACTAGTTACATTTCCTCTAATGTGAGGATTTACAACTTTTCTCTGTTTGATATGATTGTAAACTAAAGCTCTTTTGGTTTTTGACGcttaatttgacaaaacaagcTCACTGACGGCATAATCTTGGCCTCTAGATCATTTCGATGACGATTATTCACtaattctgacaataaaataaactatcTCACACAAGATGATCACGTAAACATAAGTCTACTGACTAACTAGTTTTGCAATTTCAGGGGAATCCATCAAAAAATCAGTCTGTACAATTCTGTACAATTTCACAGCAATACATCTGACATTTTCGTAAGAGCCAAATGGTGGAAAGTTGGAGTCTTAGCAGCAACTGAGCTTAAACCCTGTCGAAGGCCTACGTGAACTCTTCATAGCATACCATTCCTGGAGCTCTTCCATGTGCAGGAACCTGTTTCGGTATTCTCGGGGCAGTTCGAACTGGGATGGCAGCGGGAACATGGACTCATAGAAGTCTCTCAGAACAGCTTTCACCGTGGCTGCGTCCTTATGGCTGTGGTCGATGTTATCATTCAGACAGATGAACTTCCTTGGGGTGAAAATGACGACGTTAGTATAGCTCAACAATAAAGATAATACAGATGTGAACCAGCACATTAAGTGAAACCAACAGAAAAGTGTCCCTTTATCGGGTAAAGTTCTCCTCACCTGGGATTCTTCCTAATGTCATCTAACTGTCCGACCACATGGGACACGTTGGTTCGCACCATCTTGAAAGCGATCTCCTCCTCCCCCATGATCTCGAACCTGCCCACAAAAAGTCACATTAGCTGAGTACTTTAAagcaactgtaaaaaataactaaaaacaatATGAAAGAAAATCTCACTTGTATTTGTTCTGGTCTCTGAAGGCTTTGTGAATACGTTCCGTGATGGGTTTGCAGTGGAGGACGAGGCCTTTTGTGACAGGAGGCTgtagataaaaacaaaataacagaaatccTTAAATGTATAAATGAAATGGGTACTTCTTAACATCAGAAGTGCCATTTAACATCAATTTGGGCTTTTCTGAGCCATTTATTTCAGGTATGGCTCACCATGCTGGGGTCATAGTAAGCTTCCTGAGTGGGGTTCACCAGGTGGAGGTGGGTCAGGTTAGTTGGGAGTGTCTTGGAGCAGTTTATCAACATCTGCTCCAAACCTGTCAGGTCCTAGAAATGCCACaaaggacaaagacaaacatgcttccaaactgcagctCTTTAAACCGACTGCTAGTCTCAAATCCTTTTGTTAATAAGATATATCAGAGACGGGACTGACCTGGAGGCTGAGGGGAAGCTCGTGGATCCTTGTGGCGAGAGTTCGAATCTCTCGGTCGGACAGCACACCAGAGTGGTCGGTGTCGATCTCATCAAACACTTCGGAGAcgttgagctgctgctgagcgCTCATTAGGAAGTAGAAGTATGAAAAGGCAAACTGCATGTCCTCAGAGTGACGCACACGGTGGCCTGAAGTTTTGTCAAACTCTTCTGGAAATCTGAAGACAGAAGCACATTGCAGATAAAGGTGTAGCCTCTTTAGAAGACATAAACATCTATACAAAGACATAAGACAGTGCCCCTTACGTGTCCTGCAGCTCCTGCATGATGAGACGATCAATCATGTGCGGCATGTGTGCAGGCACTTTGCGGGACGTGAAGCCAAACTGGCCGTTGAGCAACTTGTTGACGTATCGCAGAGAGTCGGCAAAAGTGTCTTGCAGCTTTCGCCCTGTAGCAGCTCCATCAGTGTCATAGGACAGCTCCCTCTGAAGACGCTCCTCTTCCTGTGGAGTCAACATCaagaaaatgtaatcaaaacGCACAATGAGAGGTTAAAAGTAAAAGTTCCAAAATTTGCGTACCTCAAGCAGGGCCTGGAAGTATTTCCTCCTCTCCCACGGCAGGAAGCCTCGGTCTGAGGAGATAAAGTGATGCAGCCTCCTCCCCACAGGAGCAGTATTGGCTGGCTCAGCCTGACTCTCTGCACTTTTTTTCTGGGAAACGCTGCTTAGGAGTTTGGAAGTCTTGGGCCTCTCAATCACAGCATTCAGAAGATAAGGTTTTTGAGTTCTAAAGTCTTTATCATCAATGAGGACAGGGACGGCGGGAGTGGTAGGTTTATCTTCCACAGCTACATTTTCTTTAGGCATTTCTATGTTTACTTTATGATTTTTATGAATGTTATTTCCAGCTTCATCTTTTATGGGTGGTTTTCCTCCCAGCTGATCTCCCTCTACGTCTTTAGAGGGCTTCTCCTGAACTCTCCCTGCACCATCATTGCCTGGTTGTAAATCAAcggcctgctgctgctcagccagTGTCTTGTAGGGTTTTAGAAGTTCAGTCTTTGTGAGGTTATAACCCTTTACAGTGATGTCACCGATCAGAAGCTTTTCCTCCAGCTTTTGAAGTTCGCCGCGCACAGCAGCTGGTAAAAGTGACACATTTAATGAAGGAACCTGTATGACAACCTCAGGGTCACCAGGCTCCCTCTTCTGGATCTTAGGACCTCGTTTATCCTCAGGAATATCTGAGAAAGGGTACACTGGCTCCGGGGTCGGGGTCACCTTTGGGTCTTTTGCTGCGTCTTTGCTCACAGTCTGAGAGATGTTAGTTTGAGGAACTTCACGAGTGTCAACAGCTACTCTGAAGCTCATAGTGAACTCTGTGTCGTCTTCTCTTTGGAAAGTGAGGTTGTACTGGATCTGGGTGGCATTGTGACCGGAgtgcagcagcaggtgaacgGTCCTCCACTTGTTGGCGACGGAGGTGTGACGAACCACTCGGTTATCGCTAACGTGGGCCTCAGAGACTCTGCGAGCAATTCTCTCGAAGCTGAAATACGGCCTGATCTCACCCACAGGGAGAGTGTAGAGGCTCTGGTTCCTCAGCAGGGTCACACGGTGCAGCTCGCCGAAGTGCTCTGGAACACAAATTAGCACAAGTTAACATTTAACAACATGAGAAGCATCACATTAATCCAGCTTATAAAACTTGTCTGTGTCTCTCAGCCCCAAACACACTGGTTGCTATGACAACAAGAGGCCACCGTCTGCCAAGTAATGTTCTAAAGCAGCTGGACACTGGATTTGTCTGGGACTATTTACAGGCATGGATTAGCACATATTAAACACACAGATGACCATCTACAGCACCAGGATATGTACCatgtttattgtaaaaaaaacaaaaaaaaccaaacgtGTCTCCCACTGCAACTGTGTGTATAGCTCATGTGTCTTCTATGGTATCTGAACAACAATGGACCTCAGTTGCACAGAGGTTTATGATGGCAAGACAAACAATAATTGTTGGATTTATTGACATTGTATCACCAGTGCTGCTATGTATAAGGTCTGatgcaaacaggaaacagtaagATAAGAGATGTGAAGCGGGTAGGAGctaataagttaaatttcatccTTCTTGTTTTCAGGCACTATTTCAGGTTTTGGATttggtttggttgttttcttgttctgttttgtgtaatttacttTCTCTTTTGCTTTTATGATACTGtggcacatttaaaataaatcaaatagaTAAAAGTTAGTGTTATAGTAGCTGAAAAACATCCTCGTCATATATATTTGCTTAAAACTTACCTTGGCCGCAGTCGCCCACATCAAAGCCACAGGAAAGTACATTGCAGGCCTGATCACAGAACTTGTCTGCCAGCCAGGAGTTGGCACAGCCTTGATTACAGTAAGACGTCCCTCCAAGACCTCCTAGACCACCTGCAAACTGCCACACCTGTCCACCAGCTCCACCAGGTCCACCACCGCCGACACCACCAGCGAACCGACTGTTCCCCGCAGCACCTGTCAGACAGAAGTATTAAAATAGTAGAAAAAGACGACACCAATACGCTAATTCGTACGAGACAGATAGCTGTGTTTGTCTCTTCACCCAGACAGTCTCCTCCATCCCAGTCACAAGCAGAGTTGTTGCAAGCCTTGTCACAGTAGCCATCTTTGATCCAGGATCCTGGGCAGCCCTCTGCACAGTTGGGAACAGGCCAGGTGAGATATACCTGCAGGGAAGCGAGAGAAGACACGACTGAATGCCAGCTTTTGGTGTCTTGCCATCAAACTGTAGCAGAGATTTCACACTGAACCTCTTTGTCAGCACTTTTCATGCTGCGTTCACACCTTCTGTCCTTTCGAGTGGCTGTAGAAGTCATCCGGCCACACGTCTTTACCGAACATCACGTCGTCATTGAGGTAAATGAACTTCTGGGAGAGCCCCGGGATACGATGGATGTGGGTCTCTATAGCGGGGGAGCTGAAAGTGGGAAGGTGGCTGTTGTTCAAGAAGATGTCCTGGAAGTCAAACAAGGACATATTTACATGCACGTAGTaatgaaataaacataatttttctaaacaataaaaagaacagTTTCTGTGATGAGTATGTGTGCTGAGACTAGAGACTTTAGTTTGCTGATGTGACTAAAGACAAACTGAGCtcaaagaaaaatctaaattttaaccctcctgttgtcttcatttacaagcaccaaaaaatattgtttccttgtctga
This is a stretch of genomic DNA from Amphiprion ocellaris isolate individual 3 ecotype Okinawa chromosome 21, ASM2253959v1, whole genome shotgun sequence. It encodes these proteins:
- the gnptab gene encoding N-acetylglucosamine-1-phosphotransferase subunits alpha/beta isoform X1, with amino-acid sequence MQRYASPRRTMVVVNSVLKLLQRQTYTCLSHRYGLYLCFGGIVLMIVSAFQFGEVVVEWSRDQYHVLFDSYRDNVGGKSFQSRLCLPMPIDVVYTWVNGTDTALLKELKAVKEQLEEEQRALSFFAHRDRLGKNASETTEVPKDSVKPECLLSHCIIAPMLALDPALPANVTLKELPSVSASFSAAKELLLMNKPFHPPTSVSVVIFHSQADADKAYTDVSKEDQKFSVSRCYLTTDKEAPGLIRMQSLAYLSGFPATFKETEQLRVRLPSVITSKIKQFELYSEASIALLHLKTPQDFTDLTQQAKKNLTLDGKELTISPGYLFWDLTAISQSKQDEDVSASRFEDNEELRYSLRSVERHAPWVRHIFIVTNGQIPSWLNLDNPRVSVVTHQDIFLNNSHLPTFSSPAIETHIHRIPGLSQKFIYLNDDVMFGKDVWPDDFYSHSKGQKVYLTWPVPNCAEGCPGSWIKDGYCDKACNNSACDWDGGDCLGAAGNSRFAGGVGGGGPGGAGGQVWQFAGGLGGLGGTSYCNQGCANSWLADKFCDQACNVLSCGFDVGDCGQEHFGELHRVTLLRNQSLYTLPVGEIRPYFSFERIARRVSEAHVSDNRVVRHTSVANKWRTVHLLLHSGHNATQIQYNLTFQREDDTEFTMSFRVAVDTREVPQTNISQTVSKDAAKDPKVTPTPEPVYPFSDIPEDKRGPKIQKREPGDPEVVIQVPSLNVSLLPAAVRGELQKLEEKLLIGDITVKGYNLTKTELLKPYKTLAEQQQAVDLQPGNDGAGRVQEKPSKDVEGDQLGGKPPIKDEAGNNIHKNHKVNIEMPKENVAVEDKPTTPAVPVLIDDKDFRTQKPYLLNAVIERPKTSKLLSSVSQKKSAESQAEPANTAPVGRRLHHFISSDRGFLPWERRKYFQALLEEEERLQRELSYDTDGAATGRKLQDTFADSLRYVNKLLNGQFGFTSRKVPAHMPHMIDRLIMQELQDTFPEEFDKTSGHRVRHSEDMQFAFSYFYFLMSAQQQLNVSEVFDEIDTDHSGVLSDREIRTLATRIHELPLSLQDLTGLEQMLINCSKTLPTNLTHLHLVNPTQEAYYDPSMPPVTKGLVLHCKPITERIHKAFRDQNKYKFEIMGEEEIAFKMVRTNVSHVVGQLDDIRKNPRKFICLNDNIDHSHKDAATVKAVLRDFYESMFPLPSQFELPREYRNRFLHMEELQEWRVYRDKLKFWTHCVLVTLVIFTVMSFFAEQLILLKRKLFPRRRVNRDSNPERV
- the gnptab gene encoding N-acetylglucosamine-1-phosphotransferase subunits alpha/beta isoform X2, whose product is MQRYASPRRTMVVVNSVLKLLQRQTYTCLSHRYGLYLCFGGIVLMIVSAFQFGEVVVEWSRDQYHVLFDSYRDNVGGKSFQSRLCLPMPIDVVYTWVNGTDTALLKELKAVKEQLEEEQRALRDRLGKNASETTEVPKDSVKPECLLSHCIIAPMLALDPALPANVTLKELPSVSASFSAAKELLLMNKPFHPPTSVSVVIFHSQADADKAYTDVSKEDQKFSVSRCYLTTDKEAPGLIRMQSLAYLSGFPATFKETEQLRVRLPSVITSKIKQFELYSEASIALLHLKTPQDFTDLTQQAKKNLTLDGKELTISPGYLFWDLTAISQSKQDEDVSASRFEDNEELRYSLRSVERHAPWVRHIFIVTNGQIPSWLNLDNPRVSVVTHQDIFLNNSHLPTFSSPAIETHIHRIPGLSQKFIYLNDDVMFGKDVWPDDFYSHSKGQKVYLTWPVPNCAEGCPGSWIKDGYCDKACNNSACDWDGGDCLGAAGNSRFAGGVGGGGPGGAGGQVWQFAGGLGGLGGTSYCNQGCANSWLADKFCDQACNVLSCGFDVGDCGQEHFGELHRVTLLRNQSLYTLPVGEIRPYFSFERIARRVSEAHVSDNRVVRHTSVANKWRTVHLLLHSGHNATQIQYNLTFQREDDTEFTMSFRVAVDTREVPQTNISQTVSKDAAKDPKVTPTPEPVYPFSDIPEDKRGPKIQKREPGDPEVVIQVPSLNVSLLPAAVRGELQKLEEKLLIGDITVKGYNLTKTELLKPYKTLAEQQQAVDLQPGNDGAGRVQEKPSKDVEGDQLGGKPPIKDEAGNNIHKNHKVNIEMPKENVAVEDKPTTPAVPVLIDDKDFRTQKPYLLNAVIERPKTSKLLSSVSQKKSAESQAEPANTAPVGRRLHHFISSDRGFLPWERRKYFQALLEEEERLQRELSYDTDGAATGRKLQDTFADSLRYVNKLLNGQFGFTSRKVPAHMPHMIDRLIMQELQDTFPEEFDKTSGHRVRHSEDMQFAFSYFYFLMSAQQQLNVSEVFDEIDTDHSGVLSDREIRTLATRIHELPLSLQDLTGLEQMLINCSKTLPTNLTHLHLVNPTQEAYYDPSMPPVTKGLVLHCKPITERIHKAFRDQNKYKFEIMGEEEIAFKMVRTNVSHVVGQLDDIRKNPRKFICLNDNIDHSHKDAATVKAVLRDFYESMFPLPSQFELPREYRNRFLHMEELQEWRVYRDKLKFWTHCVLVTLVIFTVMSFFAEQLILLKRKLFPRRRVNRDSNPERV
- the gnptab gene encoding N-acetylglucosamine-1-phosphotransferase subunits alpha/beta isoform X3, producing MLALDPALPANVTLKELPSVSASFSAAKELLLMNKPFHPPTSVSVVIFHSQADADKAYTDVSKEDQKFSVSRCYLTTDKEAPGLIRMQSLAYLSGFPATFKETEQLRVRLPSVITSKIKQFELYSEASIALLHLKTPQDFTDLTQQAKKNLTLDGKELTISPGYLFWDLTAISQSKQDEDVSASRFEDNEELRYSLRSVERHAPWVRHIFIVTNGQIPSWLNLDNPRVSVVTHQDIFLNNSHLPTFSSPAIETHIHRIPGLSQKFIYLNDDVMFGKDVWPDDFYSHSKGQKVYLTWPVPNCAEGCPGSWIKDGYCDKACNNSACDWDGGDCLGAAGNSRFAGGVGGGGPGGAGGQVWQFAGGLGGLGGTSYCNQGCANSWLADKFCDQACNVLSCGFDVGDCGQEHFGELHRVTLLRNQSLYTLPVGEIRPYFSFERIARRVSEAHVSDNRVVRHTSVANKWRTVHLLLHSGHNATQIQYNLTFQREDDTEFTMSFRVAVDTREVPQTNISQTVSKDAAKDPKVTPTPEPVYPFSDIPEDKRGPKIQKREPGDPEVVIQVPSLNVSLLPAAVRGELQKLEEKLLIGDITVKGYNLTKTELLKPYKTLAEQQQAVDLQPGNDGAGRVQEKPSKDVEGDQLGGKPPIKDEAGNNIHKNHKVNIEMPKENVAVEDKPTTPAVPVLIDDKDFRTQKPYLLNAVIERPKTSKLLSSVSQKKSAESQAEPANTAPVGRRLHHFISSDRGFLPWERRKYFQALLEEEERLQRELSYDTDGAATGRKLQDTFADSLRYVNKLLNGQFGFTSRKVPAHMPHMIDRLIMQELQDTFPEEFDKTSGHRVRHSEDMQFAFSYFYFLMSAQQQLNVSEVFDEIDTDHSGVLSDREIRTLATRIHELPLSLQDLTGLEQMLINCSKTLPTNLTHLHLVNPTQEAYYDPSMPPVTKGLVLHCKPITERIHKAFRDQNKYKFEIMGEEEIAFKMVRTNVSHVVGQLDDIRKNPRKFICLNDNIDHSHKDAATVKAVLRDFYESMFPLPSQFELPREYRNRFLHMEELQEWRVYRDKLKFWTHCVLVTLVIFTVMSFFAEQLILLKRKLFPRRRVNRDSNPERV